Proteins from a single region of Lelliottia sp. JS-SCA-14:
- the mutH gene encoding DNA mismatch repair endonuclease MutH: protein MLPLVPLTSPPATEAQLLHQAQRVAGYSLGELAAMAGLPIPKDLKRDKGWIGVLLERWLGASAGSKPEQDFAALGVELKTIPIDSQGRPLETTFVCVAPLTGNTGVTWEMSHVRHKLKRVLWVPIEGDRAIPLADRRVGAPLLWSPNEEEERQLSQDWEELMDMIVLGQVERITARHGEVMQLRPKAANSKALTEAIGAHGEPILTLPRGFYLKKNFTGALLARHFFA from the coding sequence ATGCTTCCGCTCGTCCCACTGACTTCTCCTCCTGCAACAGAAGCGCAACTCTTGCACCAGGCGCAACGCGTCGCGGGCTATTCGCTTGGAGAACTGGCGGCGATGGCGGGCTTGCCGATACCCAAGGATCTGAAACGGGATAAAGGCTGGATCGGCGTGCTGCTGGAGCGCTGGCTGGGTGCAAGCGCGGGCAGCAAACCCGAGCAGGATTTTGCCGCGCTGGGCGTTGAGCTCAAAACCATCCCCATTGATAGCCAGGGAAGACCGCTCGAAACCACCTTTGTCTGCGTCGCCCCCTTAACCGGGAATACGGGCGTCACCTGGGAAATGAGCCACGTGCGCCATAAGCTCAAGCGGGTGCTGTGGGTGCCTATTGAAGGTGACCGGGCAATTCCTCTCGCTGACCGCCGCGTAGGCGCACCGCTGCTCTGGAGCCCCAACGAAGAGGAAGAACGCCAGCTTTCGCAGGACTGGGAAGAGTTAATGGATATGATCGTGCTGGGCCAGGTGGAGCGCATCACGGCGCGCCACGGTGAAGTGATGCAGCTTCGCCCCAAAGCGGCAAACAGCAAGGCGCTGACCGAGGCCATCGGTGCCCACGGCGAGCCCATCCTGACGTTGCCGCGCGGCTTTTACTTAAAAAAGAATTTCACCGGAGCCCTGTTGGCTCGACACTTTTTTGCGTAA
- the ygdR gene encoding lipoprotein YgdR: MKKWAVIISAVGLAFAVSGCSSDYVMATKDGRMILTDGKPEVDDDTGLVSYHDQQGNKMQINRDEVSQIIER; encoded by the coding sequence ATGAAAAAATGGGCAGTGATAATCTCAGCGGTCGGTTTAGCGTTTGCTGTTTCAGGTTGTAGTAGTGATTACGTCATGGCGACAAAAGATGGTCGAATGATCCTGACTGACGGCAAACCCGAAGTCGATGACGATACCGGTCTGGTCAGCTATCACGATCAGCAGGGTAATAAAATGCAGATCAATCGCGACGAAGTTTCGCAAATCATCGAAAGATAA
- a CDS encoding NADP(H)-dependent aldo-keto reductase — protein sequence MHYHRIPHSTLEISQLGLGTMTFGEQNSEADAHAQLDYAVSQGINLIDVAEMYPVPPRPETQGLTETYVGNWLAKSGNREKLVLASKVSGPSRNNDAGIRPNQILDRKNIRAALDASLQRLQTDYLDLYQVHWPQRPTNCFGKLGYTWSDSAPVVTLLETLEALTECQRAGKIRYIGVSNETAFGVMRYLHLADKHDLPRIVTIQNPYSLVNRSYEVGLAEVSQYEGVELLAYSCLAFGTLTGKYLNGAKPAGARNTLFSRFTRYSGEQTQKAVAAYVDIAKRHGLDPAQMALAFVRRQPFVASTLLGATTMEQLKTNVESFHLELSEEVLAEIEAVHQVYTYPAP from the coding sequence ATGCATTATCACCGTATCCCCCACAGCACTCTGGAGATCAGCCAACTGGGGTTGGGCACGATGACATTCGGTGAACAAAACAGCGAAGCCGATGCCCATGCGCAACTCGATTACGCCGTCAGCCAGGGAATCAACCTGATTGACGTGGCGGAGATGTATCCGGTGCCGCCGCGCCCGGAGACCCAGGGATTAACTGAAACCTACGTTGGCAACTGGCTGGCGAAAAGCGGCAATCGCGAAAAGCTGGTGCTGGCGTCGAAAGTTAGCGGCCCGTCGCGCAATAACGACGCGGGCATTCGTCCGAATCAGATTCTGGATCGCAAAAATATCCGCGCCGCGCTGGATGCCAGCCTGCAACGCCTCCAGACCGATTATCTCGATTTATACCAGGTTCACTGGCCGCAGCGTCCGACCAACTGCTTCGGTAAGCTCGGCTATACCTGGAGCGACAGCGCGCCGGTGGTGACGCTGCTCGAAACCCTGGAAGCGCTGACCGAGTGCCAGCGAGCCGGGAAGATTCGCTACATTGGCGTCTCGAACGAAACGGCGTTTGGCGTGATGCGTTATCTGCATCTGGCGGATAAGCACGATCTGCCGCGCATTGTGACGATTCAAAACCCGTACAGCTTAGTGAACCGCAGCTATGAAGTGGGTCTGGCGGAAGTCAGTCAATACGAAGGTGTGGAACTGCTGGCTTATTCCTGCCTGGCCTTTGGTACGCTGACCGGCAAGTACCTGAACGGAGCCAAACCGGCGGGTGCGCGTAATACGCTGTTCAGCCGTTTCACCCGTTACAGCGGCGAGCAGACGCAGAAAGCGGTCGCGGCGTATGTGGATATCGCGAAACGCCACGGTCTGGACCCGGCGCAGATGGCTCTGGCGTTTGTACGGCGTCAGCCGTTCGTGGCCAGCACCCTGCTGGGTGCCACGACGATGGAGCAGCTGAAGACGAACGTTGAAAGCTTCCATCTGGAGTTGAGCGAAGAGGTGTTAGCGGAGATTGAAGCGGTGCATCAGGTTTATACCTACCCGGCACCGTAA